One region of Wyeomyia smithii strain HCP4-BCI-WySm-NY-G18 chromosome 3, ASM2978416v1, whole genome shotgun sequence genomic DNA includes:
- the LOC129731347 gene encoding zinc carboxypeptidase-like: MKLAGVLLLITAVAFSARAEQARFDNYRVYELSIVTMEQLEVLQYLENYPDGYIFWESPVQTNMELSLVVPPHKYADFAAFTAKLGMTPRLKIKNFQEVIDNERPNKNRRDGFGWTDYYSVAEIYAWLDSMVAQYPSILTKKVYGQSYEGRDLVAVELSHKTGNPGIFIEAHIHAREWISSATATWLLNELLTSTNSAVVDLAQNYDWYFIMVSNPDGLEFTRSDNRMWRKTRQPSSILCFGTDGNRNFDYYWRNGGSSTNACSDTYSGPTAFSEPETEKMAEYYGTIASRINVQFSFHSYGQYLLTPYGFTGAPAPDNNADLQQIAQITAAAIRETHGTVYTYGNSAQVLYVTSGSTNDYFMGVHGTKLAFTFEFRDTGSSGFALPANQIIPNAQETLNGLIAFVAEAKALGYM, from the exons ATGAAACTCGCGGGGGTCTTACTGTTAATTACTGCTGTAGCCTTTTCGGCGAGAGCCGAACAAGCTCGGTTCGATAACTACCGGGTATACGAGCTAAGTATCGTCACCATGGAACAGTTGGAAGTGCTACAGTATCTGGAGAACTATCCCGATGGATACATTTTCTGGGAATCGCCGGTGCAGACCAACATGGAGCTCAGTCTGGTTGTTCCTCCACACAAATATGCAGACTTCGCGGCATTTACAGCCAAGTTGGGAATGACACCGCGtttgaaaatcaagaacttCCAAGA AGTTATCGATAACGAACGACCGAACAAGAACAGACGTGATGGATTCGGTTGGACGGATTACTACTCTGTGGCGGAGATCTACGCTTGGTTAGATTCGATGGTTGCGCAATATCCAtctattttgaccaaaaaagttTACGGTCAATCATACGAGGGACGCGATCTGGTAGCTGTGGAACTGTCACACAAAACCGGTAATCCGGGAATTTTCATCGAAGCACATATACACGCCCGAGAATGGATTTCATCCGCAACGGCAACGTGGCTGCTAAATGAACTGTTAACGTCCACTAACAGCGCGGTTGTCGATTTGGCTCAAAATTACGATTGGTATTTCATTATGGTCTCCAACCCAGATGGATTGGAATTTACCCGAAGCGAT aaccgAATGTGGAGAAAAACACGCCAGCCGTCCAGTATTCTGTGTTTTGGAACGGATGGCAACCGCAACTTTGACTATTACTGGAGAA ACGGCGGATCTTCGACGAATGCTTGCTCAGATACGTACTCTGGACCGACTGCATTTTCCGAACCAGAGACtgaaaaaatggccgaatattaTGGAACGATCGCTAGTAGAATCAACGTCCAGTTTTCTTTCCATTCTTACGGTCAATATCTACTAACTCCGTACGGTTTCACCGGTGCTCCCGCACCAGACAACAATGCGGACTTGCAGCAAATCGCACAAATAACAGCAGCCGCGATAAGAGAAACACACGGAACAGTTTACACGTACGGAAACAGTGCTCAAGTTCTAT ATGTGACCTCGGGTAGCACCAATGACTATTTCATGGGTGTTCATGGAACTAAACTGGCCTTCACTTTCGAATTCCGAGATACCGGTAGCTCAGGATTCGCCCTGCCAGCCAATCAAATCATTCCCAATGCCCAAGAAACGCTTAACGGGTTGATTGCGTTTGTCGCAGAAGCAAAAGCATTAGGTTATATGTGa